In a genomic window of Aeromonas veronii:
- the tsaB gene encoding tRNA (adenosine(37)-N6)-threonylcarbamoyltransferase complex dimerization subunit type 1 TsaB, translating into MNELKILAVDTATEACSAALLVGDKLFSRWEEAPRDHTRKILPMVQAVLEDAGISLSDLDAIAFGRGPGSFTGVRIGIGVAQGLAFGAGVPLIGISTLAAMAQGAYRLDGAQQVLTAIDARMNEVYFGRYALLDGRMQLVGDEVVSDPAELVEARGKLVGRVTCVGTGFETYGETLSGLADELAVSQVRFPAAEDMLPLARAAWLAGEAVPVEQATPVYLRDKVTWKKLPGRE; encoded by the coding sequence ATGAACGAGTTGAAGATCCTGGCCGTAGATACCGCCACCGAAGCCTGCTCCGCCGCCTTGCTGGTGGGTGACAAGCTGTTCTCCCGTTGGGAGGAGGCGCCACGGGATCACACCCGAAAAATCCTGCCCATGGTTCAGGCTGTGTTAGAGGATGCCGGGATAAGTTTGAGCGACCTCGATGCCATCGCGTTCGGCCGCGGCCCGGGCTCCTTTACCGGCGTGCGGATCGGTATCGGGGTGGCACAAGGTCTGGCGTTTGGTGCGGGTGTCCCGCTGATTGGCATCTCGACGCTGGCCGCCATGGCGCAAGGGGCCTATCGACTGGATGGCGCCCAGCAGGTGCTGACCGCCATCGATGCGCGAATGAACGAGGTCTATTTCGGCCGCTATGCGCTGCTCGATGGCCGCATGCAGCTGGTGGGTGACGAGGTGGTGAGTGATCCCGCTGAGCTGGTTGAAGCCCGTGGCAAGTTGGTGGGTCGGGTGACCTGCGTCGGCACCGGTTTTGAAACCTATGGCGAGACCCTGAGTGGTTTGGCCGATGAGCTGGCGGTGAGTCAGGTGCGCTTCCCGGCGGCAGAAGATATGTTGCCGCTGGCCCGCGCCGCTTGGCTGGCGGGGGAGGCGGTGCCGGTTGAGCAGGCAACGCCGGTCTATTTGCGTGACAAGGTGACCTGGAAAAAACTGCCGGGTCGCGAATAA
- a CDS encoding Slp family lipoprotein yields the protein MMKRTMVVGALALLLGACSSVPKELAYEPENQLVAYQPALGGMEGKPARWSGVISAVHNKADQSVIEVVYLPLKSNGVPEQTEQSPGRFLAIMKGFVDPTLYAKGRSLTVLGTIGQPVYSQIGEHKYRFSVLNVTGSKLWPPVKEVEVRYMDPYFYDPFYDPFWPRRPLRR from the coding sequence ATGATGAAACGCACTATGGTGGTCGGGGCGCTGGCCCTGCTGCTCGGGGCCTGCAGCTCGGTCCCCAAGGAGCTGGCCTATGAGCCAGAAAACCAGCTGGTGGCCTATCAACCCGCCCTTGGCGGAATGGAGGGCAAACCGGCCCGCTGGAGCGGCGTTATCTCGGCGGTGCACAACAAGGCGGATCAGAGCGTTATTGAAGTGGTCTATCTGCCGCTCAAGTCCAACGGTGTGCCGGAGCAGACCGAGCAGAGCCCGGGTCGCTTTCTGGCCATCATGAAGGGTTTTGTCGATCCGACCCTCTACGCCAAGGGGCGCAGCCTGACGGTGCTTGGCACCATAGGCCAACCGGTGTATAGCCAGATTGGCGAGCACAAGTACCGCTTCTCGGTGCTCAATGTGACGGGCAGCAAGCTGTGGCCGCCAGTCAAGGAGGTGGAGGTGCGCTATATGGACCCCTACTTCTACGACCCCTTCTATGATCCCTTCTGGCCGAGACGGCCGCTGCGTCGCTAA